A genomic stretch from Candidatus Bathyarchaeota archaeon includes:
- a CDS encoding cobalamin-dependent protein (Presence of a B(12) (cobalamin)-binding domain implies dependence on cobalamin itself, in one of its several forms, or in some unusual lineages, dependence on a cobalamin-like analog.), whose amino-acid sequence MPVKELFEDLRSAVIVGDVRKARRIAEQVINRGLSVNLALQKLIEAMEIVDKRYERKEYFIVDVAAAASAMREAFRVLEPHLQVEPAGIKGKIVIGSLKGNPHGIGKDIVAATLRAAGFHVVNLGVNVPPEKFVESALKEDAEVIAVSVTLGETVQYLGDLVNILREKGLKDKIKVIIGGRAVSEETCKEYGLDAYAKDAWDCVKKVKALLGS is encoded by the coding sequence TTGCCAGTAAAGGAGCTTTTTGAAGATTTGAGAAGCGCCGTAATAGTGGGAGATGTAAGAAAGGCGAGAAGAATTGCTGAACAAGTTATCAATAGGGGCTTATCAGTTAATTTGGCTCTTCAAAAGCTTATAGAAGCTATGGAAATAGTTGATAAAAGGTATGAGAGAAAGGAATACTTCATTGTTGATGTTGCAGCTGCAGCTTCAGCCATGCGTGAGGCATTCAGAGTTTTGGAGCCCCACCTGCAAGTTGAACCAGCCGGAATTAAGGGGAAAATAGTCATAGGTTCGCTTAAAGGAAACCCGCATGGAATAGGAAAAGATATCGTTGCAGCAACTCTACGTGCAGCTGGTTTCCACGTCGTAAACTTAGGTGTGAACGTTCCACCCGAAAAGTTTGTGGAATCCGCTTTAAAAGAAGACGCCGAAGTAATAGCTGTTTCCGTAACATTAGGCGAAACAGTTCAATATTTAGGTGACTTAGTTAACATCTTGAGAGAGAAAGGATTAAAGGACAAAATTAAAGTCATTATCGGAGGAAGAGCTGTTTCAGAAGAAACTTGCAAAGAATACGGCTTGGACGCCTACGCAAAGGATGCTTGGGATTGCGTAAAAAAGGTTAAGGCTCTTCTAGGCAGTTAA
- a CDS encoding CPBP family intramembrane metalloprotease: MSQNQLLTFSAFFFSYAAFLLISYKTDPRYSLKPSRKTSFYRITGLSTLNRIIFLILLLVLSFFAGQNLPETFGIQSSIPLQIWLSLGILAGLLTFFLGMPINLLIQIFRARHGLKKTRREEEILKIMFAKPLNFNEFIFFLSATTFLNSVIEELIFRGFLLTNLNLTIPSIISILIQAFLFFIPNLYQDVYNASITFYKGLMLGTFLILSNSIFVVITARLTCDAAGLFLQARSMKKIVEKKQES; encoded by the coding sequence TTGAGTCAAAATCAACTATTAACCTTTTCAGCCTTCTTCTTTTCATACGCAGCTTTTCTCCTAATTTCATACAAAACAGACCCGAGATACTCGCTGAAACCAAGTAGAAAGACGTCTTTCTACCGCATAACCGGCCTTTCAACCCTAAATAGAATAATTTTCCTCATACTACTCTTAGTGCTCTCATTTTTCGCTGGCCAAAACCTACCGGAAACATTTGGAATACAAAGTTCAATTCCCCTTCAAATTTGGTTATCATTAGGAATTTTGGCAGGTTTACTTACCTTCTTTTTAGGAATGCCAATAAATTTGCTAATCCAAATTTTTAGAGCACGTCATGGCCTTAAAAAGACTAGGAGAGAGGAGGAAATCTTGAAAATAATGTTCGCTAAACCCTTAAACTTTAACGAGTTTATATTTTTCCTGTCCGCAACGACATTTCTAAACAGCGTAATTGAAGAGTTAATATTCAGAGGTTTTCTGTTAACAAACTTAAACTTGACTATTCCAAGCATAATTTCCATTTTAATTCAAGCTTTCCTATTTTTCATCCCAAATTTATATCAAGACGTCTATAATGCATCCATCACTTTTTACAAGGGACTAATGCTTGGAACATTCCTAATACTCTCAAATTCAATTTTTGTGGTAATCACCGCACGGTTAACTTGTGATGCAGCTGGATTGTTCTTGCAGGCAAGATCTATGAAGAAAATTGTCGAAAAGAAGCAAGAAAGTTAG
- a CDS encoding tetrahydromethanopterin S-methyltransferase subunit H, giving the protein MIKFQTEQKIYEIGNVRIGGQPGQLPLVLIGNVFYKGMPEITDHKEGRFNEEKVETWIQVAEELSKETGVPHIIDITALYPKAMEKYVRFVVERTENPISINGANAETRITGLKIAEELGIQEKVIFNGISPQIENAEIEKIRECQVKAAILIASNDYDFSPAGRVSALKGTEYQPSLLEIAKKAGIEKILIDTIVFDIPSIAYAAEAVKLVKEEFGFPAGCSPANATFDWRKRRKESFKEGFAACNATAHSLVQFWGADFLLYGPIKQAKNIIPATAVNDSIIAYYAMKNYGIRPLVESHPIYKIF; this is encoded by the coding sequence ATGATAAAATTCCAAACTGAGCAGAAAATCTATGAAATTGGCAATGTAAGAATCGGCGGTCAGCCCGGCCAACTCCCCCTAGTTTTAATTGGAAACGTTTTCTATAAGGGAATGCCAGAAATAACCGATCATAAAGAAGGAAGATTTAACGAGGAAAAGGTCGAAACTTGGATTCAAGTTGCAGAGGAACTCTCTAAAGAAACTGGTGTACCTCACATTATTGACATAACTGCGCTTTATCCTAAGGCCATGGAGAAATATGTAAGATTCGTTGTTGAGCGAACTGAAAATCCAATTTCAATAAATGGGGCAAATGCAGAAACAAGAATTACCGGATTAAAAATTGCAGAGGAGCTGGGCATTCAAGAAAAAGTTATTTTTAACGGTATTTCTCCTCAAATAGAGAATGCGGAAATCGAGAAAATTAGAGAATGTCAAGTTAAAGCTGCGATTCTGATTGCAAGCAACGATTATGACTTTTCTCCGGCCGGAAGGGTTTCCGCATTAAAAGGAACAGAATATCAGCCAAGCCTTCTTGAAATAGCTAAAAAAGCTGGAATAGAAAAGATACTTATTGACACGATTGTTTTTGATATTCCAAGCATTGCATATGCCGCTGAAGCTGTAAAACTTGTTAAAGAAGAGTTTGGCTTCCCAGCGGGCTGTTCACCTGCAAACGCTACTTTCGACTGGAGAAAACGTCGAAAAGAGAGCTTTAAAGAAGGATTTGCAGCATGCAATGCAACGGCTCACTCACTTGTACAGTTCTGGGGTGCCGACTTTCTCCTATACGGTCCAATTAAACAGGCCAAAAATATTATTCCAGCTACCGCAGTTAACGATTCGATAATTGCCTACTACGCAATGAAAAATTATGGAATAAGACCCCTGGTTGAAAGTCACCCAATCTATAAGATATTCTAA
- a CDS encoding metallophosphoesterase, which yields MKPEELAKEALESNGKKYTRLVKEVIETIFEKKRFPSSNIEVEGRLAKINPKGEAAIVGDLHGDIESLIYILKDVKFLEKAEKDEDFSMIFLGDYGDRGQYSAEVYYVILKLKLMFPDKIVLMRGNHEGPEDLLAYPHDMPIQYKMRFGSYGTEAYNITRSLFNYMLTAVVVKNRCLLVHGGVPTEASSLDDFAYAHEMHPKTSFLEEILWSDPIEDEGVYPSPRGAGKLFGWNITNRILEALNVKIIIRGHEPCDEGFKINHFGKMLTIFSRKGAPYFNVYASYLHVDLSKEFDSAGQLTPFIRRI from the coding sequence ATGAAGCCAGAAGAACTAGCCAAAGAAGCCTTAGAATCAAATGGAAAAAAATATACACGCCTAGTTAAGGAAGTAATTGAAACAATTTTTGAAAAGAAAAGATTTCCTAGCAGTAATATTGAAGTTGAGGGTAGATTGGCAAAAATTAATCCAAAGGGAGAAGCAGCCATAGTTGGAGATTTACACGGTGACATAGAAAGTTTAATTTACATATTGAAGGACGTAAAATTCCTAGAAAAAGCTGAAAAAGACGAAGACTTCTCAATGATATTCCTTGGTGACTATGGAGATAGAGGCCAGTATTCAGCTGAAGTCTACTATGTTATTCTGAAGCTCAAACTTATGTTTCCAGACAAAATAGTTTTAATGAGAGGAAATCACGAAGGCCCAGAGGATTTACTTGCTTATCCCCACGATATGCCCATCCAGTATAAGATGAGATTTGGTAGTTATGGAACCGAAGCCTACAATATCACGAGAAGTCTATTCAACTATATGCTTACAGCAGTTGTTGTGAAAAACCGCTGCTTACTTGTCCATGGAGGAGTACCCACCGAAGCGAGTTCTCTCGACGATTTCGCATATGCCCATGAAATGCATCCTAAAACGAGTTTCCTTGAAGAAATATTGTGGAGCGATCCAATTGAAGACGAGGGAGTTTATCCCTCTCCGAGGGGAGCTGGAAAACTTTTCGGATGGAACATAACAAACAGAATTCTTGAGGCTTTAAACGTTAAAATAATAATTAGAGGACATGAACCTTGCGACGAAGGTTTTAAAATCAATCATTTTGGAAAAATGTTGACCATTTTTTCCAGGAAAGGGGCGCCATACTTTAATGTTTACGCTTCATATCTGCATGTTGACCTTTCAAAAGAGTTTGACTCCGCTGGGCAGCTTACTCCCTTTATTCGACGAATTTAG
- a CDS encoding RimK family alpha-L-glutamate ligase, which translates to MTNQSRGINLKIGVITKNPNSWASTQLKEAIKRNNAEPFFFNFSQITAKVKTKPEACVGNLNIIEELPAIIIRPIGRGSLEEIIFRLDLLNRLERLGTLIINPPKSIERSVDKFYSLTLLEEAGIPVPRTIVTENPEEALRAFEELGGDVIVKPIFGSRGIGSTRVSDPEIATRIFRALAYNHDVIYIQEFIEHGFSDIRAFVIGNHVIASMKREAETWKTNVSQGAKPKPIKLSREIEDLAIKAAKTIGCKIAGIDILESRDGPLVIEINSQPGWRGLQTVTKVNITDEIVRYVLKELGRQS; encoded by the coding sequence ATGACAAATCAATCAAGAGGTATAAACTTGAAAATAGGAGTAATAACAAAGAATCCGAACAGCTGGGCATCCACACAACTAAAAGAAGCAATAAAAAGAAACAACGCCGAGCCATTCTTCTTCAATTTCTCCCAAATAACCGCCAAAGTAAAAACTAAACCAGAAGCATGCGTAGGCAATTTAAACATCATAGAAGAACTACCAGCCATAATAATTCGTCCAATAGGCAGAGGCTCTCTAGAAGAAATAATATTTCGCCTAGATCTGCTCAACAGATTAGAAAGGCTTGGAACCTTAATTATAAATCCGCCCAAATCAATTGAAAGGTCTGTGGACAAATTTTACTCCCTAACTCTTCTAGAAGAAGCCGGAATACCAGTTCCACGAACAATCGTAACTGAAAACCCTGAAGAGGCTCTTAGAGCGTTTGAAGAACTCGGCGGAGACGTAATTGTTAAGCCCATCTTCGGTTCAAGGGGCATAGGCTCAACAAGGGTTTCAGACCCAGAAATAGCAACAAGAATTTTCAGGGCACTTGCATATAACCACGATGTTATTTACATTCAAGAATTCATTGAGCACGGTTTTTCAGACATACGCGCATTCGTAATTGGCAACCATGTAATTGCGTCAATGAAAAGAGAAGCAGAAACGTGGAAAACAAATGTAAGCCAAGGAGCAAAACCTAAACCAATAAAATTAAGCCGAGAAATTGAGGATCTAGCCATAAAAGCTGCAAAAACCATTGGATGTAAAATTGCGGGAATTGACATCCTAGAAAGTAGGGACGGCCCGCTAGTAATTGAGATTAACAGCCAGCCTGGATGGAGAGGTCTTCAAACAGTTACTAAGGTTAACATAACAGATGAAATTGTAAGATATGTTCTTAAAGAACTGGGCAGACAATCTTAA
- a CDS encoding molybdenum cofactor guanylyltransferase: MEYSAIILAGGKSKRLGDEKGFVILNGKPLVLHVLERIEDIVDEIIVTVSSKEQKQRFTKILGNKAKIVLDKLNFNSPLVGALTGFETATGESSLLLPCDTPFISRQIASFLLDVCKDRAAAIPRWPDGKIEPLQASYNTEMALKASEEALSEGKFDMRSMISKLHGVRYISTLVIKEFDPELLTFFNINTPLDLKRAEKIISSRKKPI, encoded by the coding sequence TTGGAATATTCAGCTATAATATTGGCTGGCGGAAAATCGAAAAGACTTGGAGATGAAAAGGGATTCGTAATCTTAAATGGAAAACCCCTAGTTCTACATGTTCTAGAAAGAATAGAAGACATCGTCGATGAGATAATAGTTACAGTTAGTTCCAAAGAACAGAAACAAAGATTCACTAAAATTTTAGGGAACAAGGCAAAAATTGTTCTTGACAAACTTAATTTCAACAGTCCATTAGTAGGAGCTCTAACCGGATTTGAAACCGCTACCGGCGAAAGTTCTCTCCTACTTCCCTGCGATACTCCATTTATCTCAAGACAGATAGCTTCATTCCTACTCGACGTATGCAAAGATAGAGCTGCAGCTATTCCGAGATGGCCGGATGGGAAAATAGAGCCGCTGCAAGCTTCATACAATACTGAAATGGCTCTAAAGGCTTCAGAAGAAGCGTTAAGTGAAGGAAAATTTGATATGCGTTCAATGATTTCAAAACTTCATGGGGTTCGCTATATTTCCACACTTGTCATAAAGGAGTTTGATCCTGAACTTCTAACTTTTTTCAATATAAATACGCCGTTAGACCTTAAAAGGGCTGAAAAAATAATTAGCAGCAGAAAAAAGCCTATTTGA
- a CDS encoding restriction endonuclease, producing the protein MTSEREILTSILKLTREGPVNIELIAKDSKTPLSVVEEYVAEGSKSGLVYFKGKLVDAKPIQRLKIALEAIKLGADLERVCRNLSWSEFEEIAIRAFQVNGYLTVKHFRFRHKNRNWEIDILATKGRIIVCVDCKRWNRRLTSSTALKVVNAQIERVRALAEALPKIKGKIRLPLKREIFLVPAILSLVPSSFKFYEKVPLVPILQLQNFLDELPAQIHSLAYLKVNFE; encoded by the coding sequence TTGACGAGCGAAAGGGAAATTTTAACATCTATATTGAAATTGACGAGGGAAGGGCCGGTTAACATAGAACTTATAGCTAAAGATTCTAAAACTCCCCTAAGTGTAGTTGAAGAATATGTTGCAGAAGGCAGTAAGTCTGGGCTTGTTTATTTCAAAGGTAAACTGGTTGATGCTAAGCCTATTCAACGCTTGAAAATAGCTTTAGAAGCGATAAAGCTTGGAGCAGACCTTGAAAGAGTATGCAGAAATCTTTCTTGGAGCGAGTTTGAAGAAATAGCGATCAGAGCTTTTCAGGTAAATGGCTACTTAACAGTTAAGCATTTCAGATTTCGTCACAAAAATAGAAATTGGGAAATAGATATCCTTGCAACGAAAGGAAGAATAATCGTTTGCGTCGACTGTAAACGTTGGAATCGAAGGTTAACTTCTTCCACAGCACTAAAAGTTGTCAACGCCCAAATTGAAAGGGTAAGAGCCCTTGCTGAAGCATTGCCAAAAATTAAAGGGAAAATAAGGCTTCCATTAAAGAGGGAAATTTTTCTGGTTCCAGCAATACTTTCGCTTGTTCCATCATCCTTCAAATTCTATGAGAAAGTCCCATTAGTTCCAATACTTCAACTGCAAAACTTCCTAGATGAACTTCCCGCCCAAATTCACTCATTAGCCTATCTAAAGGTTAATTTTGAATAA
- a CDS encoding 50S ribosomal protein L35ae, whose protein sequence is MATLYGTIVNYRVGPKTQKPKECLIKFPNVNNAKKASTLIGRKIAWPVGEKKIIGKIVAVHGNKGLVRARFRKGVPGQALGTQVEIIG, encoded by the coding sequence ATGGCTACTCTTTACGGGACAATAGTTAACTATAGGGTTGGACCAAAAACTCAAAAGCCAAAAGAATGCTTGATAAAATTTCCAAACGTTAACAACGCAAAGAAAGCTTCAACACTTATTGGAAGAAAGATTGCGTGGCCAGTTGGGGAGAAAAAGATCATCGGCAAAATAGTTGCTGTTCATGGCAATAAGGGACTTGTAAGGGCCAGATTCAGAAAGGGTGTTCCCGGTCAAGCTTTAGGAACCCAAGTGGAGATAATAGGCTAG
- a CDS encoding YjbQ family protein codes for MKIYNETVRFSTRGEIEFVDLTSKVEEVVEKSGIKNGIVHVFAPHATGIIILTENEPGLLNDIKNFLERIIPKIGSYRHPSNAHSHIRSMLLPPDKTLPLINGRMALGTWQSIIFVETDVYPRQRSVIIQVIGE; via the coding sequence ATGAAAATTTACAATGAAACTGTTAGATTTTCAACCCGTGGGGAAATAGAATTTGTAGATTTGACATCAAAAGTTGAGGAAGTCGTCGAAAAATCCGGAATAAAAAACGGAATAGTCCACGTTTTCGCTCCGCATGCAACAGGCATTATAATACTAACTGAGAACGAACCTGGATTACTCAACGATATAAAAAATTTCCTCGAAAGAATAATTCCAAAAATAGGTAGCTATAGGCATCCGTCAAATGCCCATTCGCATATTAGATCAATGCTTCTACCACCAGACAAAACATTACCCCTAATAAATGGGAGAATGGCGCTTGGAACGTGGCAGTCAATAATTTTCGTCGAAACAGATGTTTATCCAAGACAAAGGTCAGTAATAATCCAAGTCATAGGGGAGTAA
- a CDS encoding GNAT family N-acetyltransferase, which produces MAELHSKVEVVDAHEKGRFEVFLYKCLAPIPFRKYRKRKAYLKIAIPKGFSKKLLFFDGKLVGQIEYAPAEVSGYPISCDEKCVVLNCIWVLRKAKGHNFGKLLMEKMIASEKDAVCFATIGLEGHWSPWFKKWQMEKLGFKSIDSIKVMHKVRHRGECFKIHLMWLPMRNDVVQPEWDKKEI; this is translated from the coding sequence TTGGCGGAGTTGCATTCTAAGGTTGAAGTTGTTGATGCGCATGAGAAAGGTAGGTTTGAGGTTTTTCTTTACAAGTGTTTGGCACCTATTCCGTTTAGAAAGTATAGAAAGAGGAAAGCTTATCTAAAAATTGCTATTCCCAAAGGATTTAGTAAGAAACTTTTATTTTTTGATGGAAAGCTTGTTGGTCAAATAGAATATGCGCCGGCTGAAGTTTCAGGTTATCCTATTAGTTGCGATGAGAAGTGCGTAGTGCTAAACTGTATATGGGTTTTAAGGAAAGCGAAGGGGCATAATTTTGGTAAATTGCTTATGGAAAAGATGATTGCAAGCGAGAAGGATGCAGTATGTTTTGCTACGATTGGCTTAGAGGGTCATTGGAGTCCGTGGTTTAAGAAGTGGCAAATGGAGAAACTTGGGTTTAAATCAATTGATTCGATAAAGGTTATGCATAAAGTGAGGCATAGGGGAGAATGCTTTAAGATACATTTGATGTGGCTTCCTATGAGAAACGATGTGGTTCAACCAGAGTGGGATAAGAAGGAAATCTGA
- a CDS encoding ATP-dependent DNA ligase, with protein METSFRELAEICEKIESTTKRNLMVSIVSEFLQKLSLEEVEPAVSMILGRAFPKWDQRTLEVSWATLTSVIRKLTDIDWRMFIEAFNRTGDVGDATRIVLEKSRVKKQATLFEKTLTILEVRRNFEAIAETSGPGSKEKKERLLEALLSNSSPVEAKYMVKILIGEMRTGFHEGLMELAVSKAFKIPHTLIQKAVMMRGDIGEVAHLAKKSGKDALTNISFRIFHPIKPMLAQMAENVEEALKEHRGKTAFEYKLDGARIQIHKLGDEVRIFSRRLTDVTASLPEIVEIVRKEVKAKEAILEGEVIAVNETGNPLPFQHLMRRFRRVHGIEDVSKRIPVKLYLFDLIYFDGQSLIDKPYVERRRKLAEISGKISLTKQIITDNVKDAQLFLEQAINAGHEGLVAKKLDSPYTPGVRGKKWFKIKKTLEPLDLVVVAAEYGYGRRHNWLSDYYLAARDEKTGEFLIVGKTFKGLTDKEIIEMTSRLKELAIKEEGRRVIVIPKIVVEVAYNEIQKSPKYRCGMALRFARITRIRDDKSPEEADTIQKIKEIYEKQFEKKAKLV; from the coding sequence ATGGAAACAAGTTTCAGAGAGCTTGCTGAAATCTGCGAAAAAATTGAATCAACTACGAAAAGAAATCTTATGGTTTCAATTGTTTCCGAGTTTCTCCAAAAACTAAGCCTAGAAGAAGTTGAACCAGCAGTTTCAATGATTTTAGGAAGGGCCTTTCCAAAATGGGATCAAAGAACGCTTGAGGTTAGCTGGGCTACACTAACCAGCGTAATTAGAAAATTGACAGACATCGATTGGAGAATGTTCATAGAAGCCTTTAACCGAACCGGAGATGTGGGAGATGCAACAAGAATAGTTCTTGAAAAAAGCAGAGTGAAAAAACAGGCTACGCTTTTCGAGAAAACGCTGACTATACTTGAGGTTAGAAGAAACTTTGAGGCCATAGCAGAAACATCTGGGCCTGGCTCCAAGGAGAAAAAGGAGAGGCTCCTAGAGGCTCTACTCAGCAATTCATCGCCTGTTGAAGCCAAATATATGGTTAAAATTCTGATTGGAGAAATGCGGACGGGATTTCATGAAGGTTTAATGGAACTTGCAGTTTCTAAGGCGTTTAAAATACCGCATACCCTTATTCAAAAGGCAGTTATGATGCGAGGAGATATAGGCGAAGTTGCCCATCTGGCGAAGAAAAGCGGAAAAGATGCCTTAACGAACATATCTTTTAGGATTTTTCATCCGATAAAGCCCATGCTTGCCCAGATGGCCGAAAACGTTGAAGAAGCATTAAAGGAACATAGGGGAAAAACAGCGTTTGAATACAAGCTTGACGGAGCGAGAATACAGATACACAAACTAGGAGACGAAGTTAGGATATTCAGCCGTCGCCTAACAGACGTGACTGCGAGTCTGCCTGAAATAGTTGAAATTGTAAGAAAAGAGGTTAAGGCTAAAGAAGCTATCCTCGAAGGTGAGGTTATAGCAGTAAACGAAACGGGAAATCCTCTCCCATTTCAGCATTTAATGAGAAGGTTCAGAAGAGTTCATGGAATAGAAGATGTAAGTAAACGTATTCCAGTTAAACTTTACCTATTTGACCTAATCTACTTTGACGGGCAATCCTTAATTGACAAACCATACGTTGAGCGAAGACGGAAATTAGCTGAAATTTCAGGAAAAATCTCCTTAACGAAACAAATAATAACCGACAATGTAAAGGACGCCCAACTCTTCCTTGAACAAGCCATAAATGCTGGTCATGAAGGACTAGTTGCAAAAAAGCTTGACAGTCCGTATACGCCCGGGGTAAGAGGAAAGAAATGGTTTAAAATAAAGAAAACTCTTGAACCTTTAGACCTTGTAGTTGTTGCAGCAGAGTATGGGTATGGAAGAAGACATAACTGGCTTTCAGACTACTATCTGGCTGCAAGAGACGAAAAAACAGGAGAATTCCTTATTGTTGGAAAAACGTTCAAGGGACTAACAGACAAAGAGATAATTGAAATGACCAGTCGACTGAAGGAACTCGCCATAAAAGAGGAAGGTAGAAGGGTTATAGTTATTCCAAAAATAGTTGTTGAAGTTGCCTATAATGAAATACAGAAAAGCCCAAAATACAGATGCGGAATGGCCCTCAGATTTGCAAGAATAACTAGGATAAGGGATGATAAATCTCCTGAAGAAGCTGATACGATTCAGAAAATAAAAGAAATCTATGAAAAACAATTCGAAAAGAAAGCAAAACTAGTATGA
- a CDS encoding amidohydrolase, producing MKICDAHVHLGESGPWQPYMDPTIKIEDLMETFRKFNVEKAVVFPNPNVGDKYPKMNDYIAECVKRYPETLIGFGRVDPRRGNEAVKELVRIIKKLCLKGLKLHPMVECFRPDHPYFEKLFKKINELEIPVLFHTGSNFSSPSLSLKIAKKYPKITVILGHLREGCVQALNQVENVYVETSGGLPDYVELAADIDENRILFGSDTPYLRYQTQIAIIEAANISQKVKRKIFRENFLKLFGEKC from the coding sequence ATGAAAATTTGTGACGCCCACGTTCATCTAGGCGAATCTGGACCTTGGCAACCCTACATGGATCCAACGATAAAAATTGAGGATTTAATGGAAACCTTCAGAAAATTCAATGTTGAAAAAGCCGTTGTTTTCCCAAATCCAAACGTTGGAGACAAATATCCAAAAATGAATGATTACATTGCAGAATGCGTAAAGAGGTATCCAGAAACATTGATTGGCTTCGGAAGAGTTGACCCGAGAAGAGGAAACGAAGCCGTAAAAGAACTTGTAAGAATTATAAAAAAGCTTTGTTTAAAAGGGCTTAAACTTCATCCTATGGTGGAATGTTTTCGTCCGGATCACCCGTATTTCGAAAAATTGTTCAAGAAAATAAATGAATTAGAAATACCAGTTCTCTTCCACACAGGTTCAAACTTCTCATCACCGAGTTTATCCCTCAAAATAGCTAAGAAATATCCAAAGATAACCGTAATTCTTGGGCATTTAAGGGAGGGATGCGTTCAAGCCTTAAATCAGGTTGAAAATGTTTACGTGGAAACTTCCGGAGGCTTACCAGACTATGTTGAACTTGCAGCGGATATAGACGAAAACCGAATACTCTTCGGCTCAGACACGCCTTATCTAAGATATCAAACACAAATAGCAATAATAGAAGCAGCAAATATATCTCAAAAGGTAAAGAGAAAAATATTTCGAGAAAACTTCCTCAAACTATTTGGAGAAAAATGTTAA
- a CDS encoding GIY-YIG nuclease family protein: MLKETLNVLPEKGVYTLIIFLSEKTFMKIGKLGEFSFPKGYYAYTGSALGPNKSLQNRVCRHLRKEKRLRWHIDYFLQSPKATVTAVVAIETNEKLECKVNKLIAKKLNGTVLVEGFGASDCKEKCKSHLLFLDEMENVEFETLKLYRENFGEESSAIFLV; this comes from the coding sequence ATGTTAAAGGAAACATTAAATGTACTGCCCGAAAAAGGGGTATACACACTTATAATTTTTCTATCGGAGAAAACCTTTATGAAAATAGGAAAACTTGGAGAATTCAGTTTTCCAAAAGGATATTATGCATACACCGGATCGGCTTTAGGGCCAAATAAAAGTCTCCAGAACAGAGTTTGTAGGCATTTACGCAAGGAGAAAAGGTTACGATGGCACATAGACTACTTTTTGCAAAGTCCAAAGGCAACAGTTACGGCTGTAGTAGCAATAGAAACCAACGAAAAACTAGAATGTAAGGTTAACAAATTAATTGCCAAAAAATTAAATGGAACAGTACTAGTCGAAGGTTTTGGAGCCTCAGATTGCAAAGAAAAATGTAAAAGTCACCTACTTTTCCTTGACGAGATGGAAAATGTGGAATTTGAAACCTTGAAACTTTATAGGGAAAACTTCGGTGAGGAATCCTCAGCCATATTCCTTGTATGA
- the rimI gene encoding ribosomal protein S18-alanine N-acetyltransferase: MIKMKLRVKSASVTDLQRLYEIEKECFSSEAFSMEQLAFLLENPSSISLIALADNEIVGFIIGIVHEGLKTENVGHVFTLDVAEKYRRKGIALRLLKELEKKFKEKNVKKSILEVKLDNEAAKKLYKKFGYKEILCLKDYYGKGVHGLRLRKVLK, translated from the coding sequence TTGATTAAGATGAAATTGAGGGTAAAGTCAGCGTCAGTCACAGATTTACAAAGATTATACGAAATTGAAAAAGAATGCTTTTCTTCTGAAGCCTTTTCTATGGAGCAATTGGCATTCCTACTTGAAAATCCAAGTTCTATAAGTTTAATAGCCTTAGCAGATAACGAAATAGTCGGATTCATAATAGGCATAGTCCATGAAGGATTAAAAACTGAAAATGTAGGTCACGTCTTTACTCTTGACGTAGCCGAAAAATATCGAAGAAAAGGAATAGCGTTAAGACTTTTAAAGGAATTAGAGAAAAAATTTAAGGAAAAAAATGTAAAAAAGTCCATTTTAGAAGTCAAATTGGACAATGAAGCAGCCAAAAAACTCTACAAAAAATTTGGATATAAAGAAATTTTATGTTTGAAAGATTATTATGGTAAAGGGGTACATGGACTAAGACTTAGAAAGGTTCTTAAATAA